The Cellulomonas sp. S1-8 genomic sequence GGTGGCGCTCATGTCGAAGCCCCAGATCGCCTCGAACAGCATGTCGCGGGTCAGGACCCGGGTCGCGTTGCCCAGGAGGACCTGCAGGAGGGAGAACTCGGTCCGGGTCAGGTGCAGCGGCCGCCCGCCCCGCCATGCCTCGAACCTGTCGGGATCGAGCCGGACGTCCGCGAACGACAGGATCGGCGACTCCTCGTCGGTCGGCGTGCGCCGGCGCAGCAGGGCCCGCACCCGCGCCAGCAGCTCCTCGGTGGCGAACGGCTTGGGCAGGTAGTCGTCGGCGCCCGCGTCCAACCCCGCGACCCGGTCGGAGACCTGGTCACGAGCGGTCAGCATCAGCACCGGCAGCTCCCGACCCGCGGCCCGCAACCGCCGGCAGGTCTCCAACCCGCCGAGGCGGGGCATCATCACGTCGAGGATCAGCAGATCCGGCGTGTCACCGCCGGACGCACCGACCCCGTCGAGCACCGCGAGACCGTTGGCGACGGTGCAGATGTCGTAACCCTCGACCTGGAGCACCCGCTCCAGCGAGTCACGGATGGCCGCGTCGTCGTCCGCGATCATGATCCGCACGCCGCTCATCGTCCCCGATCAACCTGAGGCGAGGATGAGAGCGTCCTCGGACCTGACCACCACGCTCAACTCCGCGACGCACCGCCACGCCTGGTCACCTACCGGACAAGGCACCCCCCGGGCCGAACGCCAAGCGTTCGAACCGCTCCCCGATGATGCGGTGCGTCGCGGCGTCGGGGTGCAGAGCGTCGGGCAGCGGGTGCGTGGTCTCGTCGTCCGCGCCGTACAGCTCGCGCCCGTCGAGGTACGCCACGCGCGGGTCGTCCTGCCGGCGCTGGGCGACGATGCGGCGCAGCTCGTCGCGGACCACGGTGAGGGTCAGGCGGCCGGCGGGAACCTCGGCCGGGTCACCCGTGGCCATGAACCGGATGGTGCCCGAGCCGAAGCTGCTCGGGTCGAACGCCCCGGGGCCTGGCGTGTCCTCGTGGATGGGGCACAGGATCGGGGACACGACCAGCAGCGGGGTGTCGGGGTGCCCGTCGCGGACGGTGTCGAGGAACCCGTGGACGGCCGCGGTGAACGTGCGCAGCCGCATGGTGTCGCCGTTGACGATGTTGATGCCGATCTTGACGGAGATCAGGTCGGCGGGCGTGTCGCGCATGGTGCGGGCGATCTGCGGGTCCAGCAGGGCGCTGCCGCCGAAGCCGAGGTTGAGCAGGTCCACACCGGCCCCCCTCGCGGCCAGCGCCGGCCAGGTGCCGGTGGGCGTCAGCGCGTTGGACCCGTGGCTGATCGACGAGCCGTGGTGCATCCAGACGGGTCGGCCGTCGGCCGGGACGGGCTCGAGCGGGGCGTCGGCGCGGAGCTCGACCAGCGTCGCGAGCTCGTTGTGCGGCAGCCACAGCTCGACGGTCTTCTCCCCGTCCGGCAGCTCGGCGAACGTCACCGTGCCGGGCTCACCCGGGTGGACCACACGCGCACCGGTGGCAGGGTCGATCGCCAGCACGTCGCCGCCGACGACGGTCGCCCGGCCCGCGAGGTCGCCGTCCACGAGCAGCTCGTACACGCCGTCCGGTCGTCCGGGCAGGCCGACGTAGGTCACGCGCGTCGGCCGGGTGTCCAGCTCGATCCGCGTCGCCCGGGTGCGGGCGACCAGACGGACGCCCGCCGGCTGCGCCTCGGCCATGAGCAGCTGCGGGTCCGGCAGCTGGCGACGCGCCCAGGCCGGCAGCCGGTGCGGCTGCACACCCCGCTCCGTCCGCTCCAGCTCGACGGCACCGCGGACGAGGTCGTCGGTCAGGGGGATGGTCAGCATCGAGGAGGTCATCGTGGTCGAGCGTATCGACCGCCCGGTCGCGGGGCGCAGGTCTGCCGTTCCGTATCCTGCGAGACATGGCACTGCGCGCACTGTTCATCGGCGGGACCGGCATCATCAGCACGGAGGCGGCCCGGCGGGCGGTCGCCGACGGCGTCGAGCTCACCCTGCTCAACCGCGGACGGTCGTCGACGCGGCCGGTGCCCGAGGGGGCCCGCGTCCTGCACGCCGACGTCCGCGACCCGCAGTCCGTCCGGTCCGCACTGGGTGACCTCGAGTTCGACGCCGTCGTCGAGTTCACGGCGTTCACCCCCGAGCACGTCCAGGCCGACCTCGACCTGTTCACCGGCCGCACCGGTCAGTACGTGTTCATCAGCTCCGCGTCGGCCTACCAGACGCCACCCACCCACCTGCCCGTCGTCGAGTCCACGCCGCTGCGCAACCCCTTCTGGGAGTACTCCCGGAACAAGATCGCGTGCGAGGACCTCCTCGTCGCCGCGTACCGCGACACCGGTCTGCCGATGACGATCGTGCGCCCGTCGCACACCTACGACGCGACGCTCGTCCCGATGGACGGCGGCTGGACGGTCGTCGACCGGATGCGCCGCGGCCTGGAGGTCGTCGTCCCCGGGGACGGGACGTCCCGGTGGACCATCACGCACAGCGCCGACGTCGCGGTCGGGCTGGTCGGGCTGCTGGGACGCGAGGAGGCGATCGGCGAGGCGTTCCACATCACCGGCGACGAGGCGCCGTCGTGGGACCAGATCTACCGCGCGATGGCCCGGGCCGCCGGCGTCGACGAGCCGCGTCTGGTGCACGTCGCGTCCGACGCGATCGCCGCCGCCGATCCCGAGCTGGGTGCCGGGATCCTCGGCGACAAGGCGCACACGATGATCTTCGACAACTCGAAGATCCGACGGCTGGTCCCGCAGTTCTCGCCCCGCATCCCCTTCGCGCAGGGTGCCCGCGAGATCGTCGCCTGGTACGACGACGACCCCGCGCGCCGGGTCGTCGACCCGCAGTTCGAGGCGCTCACGGAACGTCTCCTGGAGACCTACCGCCCCCGCGCTCTGTGACGGCTCGGCTGCCGACCTGGCACCCGAGCAGGCAGACAGGGCCCGTGACGAGCACGGCCGCCGCGACTGGTCGCGAGCCGACGCGCAGCTCGAGGGCGGGCCGAGTGACCCGTCCCCGGCCGAGCGGGACGAGGGGGCGCGTCGACGGGCGGTCGCGGACCGAAGAGTAGGGCGACCCGCGCGGGACGTAGGTGACCGGGGCAGGTGCGCTCGGCGAGGCGGTGGTGTCAGTCCCGACGGGCGGCGGCCTCGTGGATCTCGGCGACGTAGCGGTCCACGCTCGCGTCGACCTCGAACCCGCCGGGGACCCGCCCGTCCCACGGGGTGTCCGGCACGACCGACTCGTCGACGGCGCCGTCGGGGCGACGCTGCCGCACCAGTGTCCGCGGGTAGGTGCCTTCCAGCGCGAGCGACCAGCCCGTACCGGAGACACGCTCGTCGACCGCGGCGACGATCTGCTGCTCGATCCGCCGCGCCTCCCCGTGCGCGTCCGGGTGGCACCGGGCGATCGCGAACGCGACGGCCTCGCCGTGCACGTCGTCGTCGCCGTCCCACGCCTGCGCCAGCGCCTCCAGGGCCGGCAGCAGCGCGGGGTCGGCGAGCTCGGCCGCCGCCTCAAGCGCCAGGAGGTCGACGGACCGGTCCGGATCCGTGATCAGTGCCCGGACCCGTGCCAGCGCCTCGCCGGCGCCCCGGCGTGCCAGACCCAGGAGTGCCTCGGCTGCTGTCTCGGGGTCCTCGTCGTCCAGCCGCGCGAGCAGGGCGGTGCGGATCGCGGGGGAGTCCTGCGGCGTCTGGTTGCCCAGGCCGAAGGTCGCCCAGTCACGCACCCCCGGGTCGGGGTCCGAGGACAGGGTGATCAGCACGCCGATTGCGTCCTCGTTCAGCGGTTCGCCGTACGGCATGCCCGGCACGGACAGTGCGACGGCCAGACGCACCTCGGGCGCGGGGTCGTCCGCGAACGACAGCAGCGCGTCGAGCCACGCCGCGTCCTCCGACTTGCCCAGAGCGGCACCACGTCGGAGCGGACCTCGTCGTCCCGCTCCGCACGGGCCGCGCGGAGCAGCTCGGGCGCCACGCGCGACCCGAAGGGTCGCCCCCTCGGGTACCCGAACTGCCCGACGACCCACGCCGCCGCCTGCCGGTGCCACGGCTCGTCAGCCGACAACGCGGCGAGGGCCAGCGCGAGGACCGACTCCTCCGCCTCGGCCTGGAGCTGCGCGACCAGCACCGCCGCCTCATCGTCCACGTC encodes the following:
- a CDS encoding response regulator transcription factor — encoded protein: MIADDDAAIRDSLERVLQVEGYDICTVANGLAVLDGVGASGGDTPDLLILDVMMPRLGGLETCRRLRAAGRELPVLMLTARDQVSDRVAGLDAGADDYLPKPFATEELLARVRALLRRRTPTDEESPILSFADVRLDPDRFEAWRGGRPLHLTRTEFSLLQVLLGNATRVLTRDMLFEAIWGFDMSATANNLQVYVSYLRRKLEAEGEPRLIYTLRGMGYTLRETPP
- a CDS encoding GDSL-type esterase/lipase family protein, whose amino-acid sequence is MTSSMLTIPLTDDLVRGAVELERTERGVQPHRLPAWARRQLPDPQLLMAEAQPAGVRLVARTRATRIELDTRPTRVTYVGLPGRPDGVYELLVDGDLAGRATVVGGDVLAIDPATGARVVHPGEPGTVTFAELPDGEKTVELWLPHNELATLVELRADAPLEPVPADGRPVWMHHGSSISHGSNALTPTGTWPALAARGAGVDLLNLGFGGSALLDPQIARTMRDTPADLISVKIGINIVNGDTMRLRTFTAAVHGFLDTVRDGHPDTPLLVVSPILCPIHEDTPGPGAFDPSSFGSGTIRFMATGDPAEVPAGRLTLTVVRDELRRIVAQRRQDDPRVAYLDGRELYGADDETTHPLPDALHPDAATHRIIGERFERLAFGPGGALSGR
- a CDS encoding NAD-dependent epimerase/dehydratase family protein, with the protein product MALRALFIGGTGIISTEAARRAVADGVELTLLNRGRSSTRPVPEGARVLHADVRDPQSVRSALGDLEFDAVVEFTAFTPEHVQADLDLFTGRTGQYVFISSASAYQTPPTHLPVVESTPLRNPFWEYSRNKIACEDLLVAAYRDTGLPMTIVRPSHTYDATLVPMDGGWTVVDRMRRGLEVVVPGDGTSRWTITHSADVAVGLVGLLGREEAIGEAFHITGDEAPSWDQIYRAMARAAGVDEPRLVHVASDAIAAADPELGAGILGDKAHTMIFDNSKIRRLVPQFSPRIPFAQGAREIVAWYDDDPARRVVDPQFEALTERLLETYRPRAL
- a CDS encoding HEAT repeat domain-containing protein; this encodes MLITLSSDPDPGVRDWATFGLGNQTPQDSPAIRTALLARLDDEDPETAAEALLGLARRGAGEALARVRALITDPDRSVDLLALEAAAELADPALLPALEALAQAWDGDDDVHGEAVAFAIARCHPDAHGEARRIEQQIVAAVDERVSGTGWSLALEGTYPRTLVRQRRPDGAVDESVVPDTPWDGRVPGGFEVDASVDRYVAEIHEAAARRD
- a CDS encoding HEAT repeat domain-containing protein, producing MAEVDARWTRLLTLDPAVDDPDVDDEAAVLVAQLQAEAEESVLALALAALSADEPWHRQAAAWVVGQFGYPRGRPFGSRVAPELLRAARAERDDEVRSDVVPLWASRRTRRGSTRCCRSRTTPRPRCVWPSHCPCRACRTANR